In a single window of the Elaeis guineensis isolate ETL-2024a chromosome 6, EG11, whole genome shotgun sequence genome:
- the LOC105036260 gene encoding uncharacterized protein, translating to MSPMEPLDGEGPPMPQFPYFSPPLAPGLSQYCPPPDLSNQLQQQQQEPSSVLSCGGAPPAIDWASLFLPSPIVLPQPMPAGLLQSVGRPGEGEADATGGGGGVKEKGKGGRTKKVSRPRFAFQTRSPNDILDDGYRWRKYGQKAVKNSTYPRSYYRCTHHTCNVKKQVQRLSKDTSIVVTTYEGVHNHPCEKLMEALSPLLKQIQFLSRF from the exons ATGAGTCCAATGGAACCCTTGGATGGAGAAGGACCACCTATGCCTCAGTTCCCTTACTTCTCACCGCCACTTGCACCAGGCTTGTCTCAGTACTGCCCTCCTCCTGATCTCTCCAACCAATTACAGCAGCAGCAACAAGAGCCTTCCTCAGTACTGAGCTGTGGAGGGGCACCACCGGCCATTGACTGGGCTTCACTGTTCTTACCGAGTCCGATAGTGCTCCCGCAGCCGATGCCGGCGGGATTGTTACAAAGTGTGGGGAGGCCAGGCGAAGGCGAAGCCGATGCtactggtggtggtggtggtgtcaAGGAGAAGGGAAAGGGTGGAAGGACAAAGAAGGTAAGCAGGCCGAGGTTTGCATTCCAGACCAGGAGTCCCAATGATATCCTTGATGATGGTTACCGATGGAGAAAGTATGGCCAGAAGGCGGTGAAGAATAGCACTTATCCCAG GAGCTATTACCGTTGCACTCACCACACGTGCAATGTGAAAAAACAAGTTCAACGTCTATCGAAAGATACAAGTATTGTTGTTACTACATATGAGGGAGTACACAATCACCCTTGCGAGAAACTAATGGAAGCTCTGAGCCCTCTTCTCAAGCAGATTCAATTCCTCTCTCGGTTTTAG